Proteins encoded within one genomic window of Ideonella dechloratans:
- a CDS encoding RHS repeat-associated core domain-containing protein, whose product MSAISLECCPPSAWNTVRHHGGTLSAISVESCPPSRGIRSLSGPEGLNLKIYRDAFGATTSMVKSGTSGGATTSVTRSYVYDSYHQLCKTVEPELGATVQDWDAAGNLAWRSGGVSLTSTGSCDTASVAAARKISYGYDARNRLTSTTFGDGSPAITRTYTDDGLIATLYTDPTTAGGTNYNNWTYEYNNRRLLTKETLNIGTSAFPLTWGYDANGNVSALTYPDGALVNFSPNALGEPTAANARVSGATYWPNGAVKSYTLGNGITHTVSQNVRGLPSQITDGSVLSDQYSYDANGNVLGITDLIDGSSTRTMQYDGLNRLKTANGIWGSGSYTYDVQDNIRSSTVGSRVLTHSYDAATNRLTTVAGTGASLAYDYDANGNISSRSSNGTPQALVFDLGNRLKQTTGVASYTYDGNGRRVSAWNNADSTTQQYVYDHTGVLRFQRNWASGTKKDTKYLYLGNRLVTEVNSAGTYTHEDALGSPVARTNDSAALISKTRYEPYGNVASGFVPTKPDNIGFTGHVFDSNTGLVQMQQRYYDPIAGRFLSTDPVLADVSNGGNFGRYTYVSNNPFSRIDPDGQLDCASMGGNCTVISAGFSEKSHTALDIASFQPGAIGAIAAGANGILYLVEGNLPEAVINGGSAVLGIASDAGVVKATVVALVRFKSIGEAASGAGALERVIARNGGELVDGGARFATRRDARQAASELAGNLGSDAQAIRMRDFRQSNVPWGLKDSNRVIGRRSADGSTGWRDDFLGHPQFDMGPHVNVWNGDQSLHFFY is encoded by the coding sequence GTGTCCGCCATCAGTTTGGAATGCTGTCCGCCTTCAGCGTGGAACACTGTCCGCCATCATGGTGGAACACTGTCCGCCATCAGCGTGGAATCGTGTCCGCCATCGCGTGGAATACGCAGCCTGAGCGGCCCTGAGGGCCTGAACCTGAAGATTTACCGCGATGCCTTCGGCGCCACCACGTCGATGGTCAAGAGCGGCACCAGCGGTGGTGCCACCACCAGCGTCACCCGCAGCTACGTCTACGACAGCTACCACCAGCTGTGCAAGACGGTGGAGCCGGAGCTGGGCGCGACGGTGCAGGACTGGGACGCCGCAGGCAACCTGGCCTGGCGCAGCGGAGGGGTCTCGCTCACCAGCACCGGCAGCTGCGACACCGCCAGCGTGGCCGCGGCCCGGAAGATCAGCTACGGCTACGACGCCCGCAACCGCCTGACCAGCACCACCTTCGGTGACGGCAGCCCCGCCATCACCCGCACCTACACCGACGACGGGCTGATCGCCACCCTCTACACCGACCCGACCACGGCAGGTGGCACCAACTACAACAACTGGACTTACGAGTACAACAACCGCCGCCTGCTGACCAAGGAAACCCTCAACATCGGCACCTCGGCGTTTCCTCTGACCTGGGGCTATGACGCCAACGGCAATGTCTCGGCCCTGACCTACCCCGATGGGGCGCTGGTCAACTTCAGCCCCAATGCGCTGGGCGAGCCCACCGCGGCCAATGCCCGCGTCTCTGGCGCCACTTACTGGCCCAACGGCGCAGTCAAGAGCTACACCCTGGGCAATGGCATCACCCACACCGTGAGCCAGAACGTGCGCGGCCTGCCCAGCCAGATCACCGACGGCAGCGTGCTCAGCGACCAGTACAGCTACGACGCCAACGGCAACGTGCTGGGCATCACCGATCTGATCGACGGCTCGTCCACGCGCACCATGCAGTACGACGGGCTGAACCGCCTGAAGACCGCCAATGGCATCTGGGGCAGTGGCAGCTACACCTATGACGTGCAGGACAACATCCGCAGCAGCACGGTGGGCTCGCGGGTGCTCACCCACAGCTACGATGCCGCCACCAACCGGCTCACCACCGTCGCCGGCACCGGGGCCAGCCTGGCCTACGACTATGACGCCAACGGCAACATCAGCAGCCGCAGCAGCAACGGCACGCCTCAGGCCCTGGTGTTCGACCTGGGCAATCGGCTCAAGCAGACCACCGGCGTCGCCAGCTACACCTACGATGGCAACGGTCGCCGCGTCTCGGCCTGGAACAACGCGGACAGCACCACGCAGCAGTACGTCTACGACCACACCGGGGTGCTGAGATTCCAGCGCAACTGGGCCAGTGGCACCAAGAAGGACACCAAGTACCTGTACCTGGGCAACCGGCTTGTGACGGAGGTCAACTCCGCTGGGACCTACACCCACGAGGACGCGCTGGGCAGCCCGGTGGCCCGCACCAACGACTCCGCCGCGCTCATCAGCAAGACCCGCTACGAGCCCTACGGCAATGTGGCTTCGGGCTTTGTACCGACCAAGCCCGACAACATCGGCTTCACCGGCCACGTCTTCGACAGCAACACCGGCCTGGTGCAGATGCAGCAGCGGTACTATGACCCCATCGCCGGGCGCTTCCTGAGCACCGACCCCGTCCTCGCCGATGTCAGCAACGGCGGCAACTTCGGCAGGTATACCTATGTTTCAAACAATCCATTCTCGCGCATCGATCCAGACGGGCAACTGGATTGCGCCAGCATGGGAGGGAATTGCACTGTAATCTCCGCTGGCTTTAGCGAAAAGTCACACACCGCGCTTGATATTGCTAGCTTTCAACCCGGAGCAATAGGGGCCATTGCAGCAGGTGCCAATGGAATCCTGTATCTTGTGGAAGGAAATCTTCCAGAGGCAGTTATCAACGGTGGATCTGCTGTCTTGGGTATCGCTTCTGACGCAGGAGTTGTAAAGGCCACCGTGGTGGCTCTGGTTCGATTCAAGAGTATAGGAGAGGCTGCCAGTGGAGCAGGGGCGCTGGAAAGGGTCATCGCTCGAAATGGCGGTGAGCTGGTTGACGGTGGAGCGCGGTTCGCGACACGTCGGGACGCGCGCCAGGCAGCGTCAGAGTTGGCGGGAAATCTTGGCTCTGATGCTCAAGCAATTCGAATGCGAGACTTTAGGCAGTCGAATGTACCTTGGGGTCTCAAGGATTCCAACCGGGTCATCGGTAGGCGCTCTGCAGATGGCTCTACTGGTTGGCGAGATGATTTCCTTGGTCACCCGCAGTTCGATATGGGCCCTCACGTGAATGTGTGGAACGGCGACCAAAGCCTGCATTTCTTCTATTGA
- the istA gene encoding IS21 family transposase — translation MHHYRQALLRMRQGDSDRDIAEAKIMGRRKAGHWRALAQAHGWMDAQAPLPDDEAVAAALQPPKRASTTVSSLEEHRAKVASWVEQNVPGTAIHQALQRQYGWTGSYSAVRRMVAGIRASLPPEVTCRLDFAPGEAAQVDFGAGPILLHPDGKPRRTWAFVMTLAHSRHQYLEFVWDQTVATWLGCHRRAVEWFAGVPERIVIDNAKCAITKACAQDPVVQRAYAECAEGYGFKIDPCPPHDPQKKGIVEAGVKYVKGNFLPLREFRDLADLNAQAKAWVMETAGQRIHGTTRQPPLALFALEQPLLKPLPAIAPDLGTWHRVSVHKDCHVQLERILYSAPFALVGKTLWLRATDAAVALYEDYRHVATHPRGQRPGQRVTCKAHLPPEAQAFFAKDRQWCVNQAVQVGPQCRALIERLLADNVLERLRAAQGVLGLLKPYGAKRLEAACARALAHDSPHYRTVKTILSTKADVQAAQADSHTPPAYAGANRFTRPAAELFPAPTPNPQPSALH, via the coding sequence ATGCATCACTACCGACAGGCCCTGCTGCGCATGCGTCAGGGTGACTCCGACCGGGATATCGCCGAGGCCAAGATCATGGGTCGGCGCAAGGCGGGCCACTGGCGTGCGCTGGCCCAGGCGCATGGCTGGATGGATGCTCAGGCGCCGCTGCCCGACGATGAGGCTGTGGCGGCCGCCCTGCAGCCACCCAAGCGTGCCAGCACCACCGTCTCCAGCCTGGAAGAGCATCGCGCGAAGGTGGCCAGCTGGGTCGAGCAGAACGTGCCCGGCACAGCCATCCACCAGGCGCTGCAGCGCCAGTATGGCTGGACGGGCAGCTACTCGGCCGTGCGCCGCATGGTCGCCGGCATCCGCGCCAGCTTGCCCCCAGAGGTCACCTGCCGGCTGGACTTTGCCCCGGGCGAAGCTGCCCAAGTGGACTTCGGTGCCGGCCCCATCTTGCTGCACCCGGACGGCAAGCCCCGACGTACCTGGGCCTTCGTGATGACCCTGGCGCACAGCCGCCACCAGTACCTGGAGTTCGTCTGGGACCAGACGGTGGCCACCTGGCTGGGCTGCCACCGCCGAGCCGTCGAGTGGTTCGCCGGCGTGCCCGAGCGCATCGTCATCGACAACGCCAAGTGCGCGATCACGAAGGCTTGCGCCCAGGACCCGGTCGTGCAGCGCGCTTACGCCGAGTGTGCCGAGGGCTACGGCTTCAAGATCGACCCATGCCCGCCGCACGACCCGCAGAAGAAGGGCATCGTCGAAGCCGGTGTCAAGTACGTCAAGGGCAACTTCCTGCCGCTGCGCGAGTTCCGTGACCTGGCCGACCTCAATGCCCAGGCCAAGGCGTGGGTCATGGAGACGGCGGGCCAGCGCATCCACGGCACCACGCGCCAGCCACCGCTGGCGCTATTCGCCCTGGAGCAGCCGCTCTTGAAGCCACTGCCGGCCATCGCGCCAGACCTGGGCACTTGGCACCGGGTGAGCGTGCACAAGGATTGCCACGTGCAACTCGAGCGCATCTTGTACTCGGCCCCGTTCGCGCTGGTGGGCAAGACGCTGTGGCTGCGGGCCACCGACGCGGCCGTGGCCCTGTACGAGGACTACCGACATGTGGCTACGCACCCGCGAGGGCAACGCCCCGGCCAGCGGGTCACCTGCAAGGCGCACCTGCCGCCCGAAGCCCAGGCCTTCTTCGCCAAGGACCGCCAGTGGTGTGTCAATCAGGCCGTGCAAGTCGGGCCCCAATGCCGCGCGCTCATTGAGCGGCTGCTGGCAGACAACGTCCTGGAGCGGCTGCGGGCTGCCCAGGGCGTTCTGGGCCTGCTCAAGCCCTATGGCGCCAAGCGGCTGGAGGCCGCCTGCGCACGTGCCCTGGCGCACGACTCGCCGCACTACCGCACCGTCAAGACCATCTTGAGCACGAAGGCTGATGTGCAGGCTGCTCAAGCCGACAGCCACACCCCGCCAGCCTATGCCGGTGCCAACCGCTTCACGCGGCCTGCTGCCGAACTCTTCCCCGCTCCAACCCCAAACCCGCAGCCCAGCGCGCTGCATTGA
- the istB gene encoding IS21-like element helper ATPase IstB codes for MNPAPELGPQLKQLRLSGILDSLDARNREAIQGKLAYTDFLALLISDEVARREQKKFSSRLRRAQFRTTKTLDQFDFERLPNLNRSLVHDLATGRYLQEKAPVLIVGPCGTGKSHLAQALGHCAVRQGVDVIFTTCASLTQSLNAARATGGYERKLATLARVPLLIIDDFGLKPLRSPADEDLHDLIAERYEQAATIVTSNLDFPEWDQAFPNNRLLASATLDRLRHNAYCMVLDGASYRAPRTAAGSVKPTPAKAAK; via the coding sequence ATGAACCCCGCACCCGAACTGGGCCCCCAACTCAAGCAACTGCGCCTGTCGGGCATCCTCGACTCCCTGGATGCCCGCAACCGCGAAGCCATCCAGGGCAAGCTGGCCTACACCGACTTCCTGGCCCTGCTCATCAGCGACGAGGTGGCACGGCGTGAGCAAAAGAAGTTCAGCTCCCGCCTGCGCCGAGCCCAGTTCCGCACCACCAAGACGCTGGACCAGTTCGACTTCGAGCGCCTGCCCAACCTCAACCGCAGCCTCGTGCACGACCTGGCCACCGGACGGTATCTGCAAGAGAAGGCGCCCGTGCTCATCGTCGGGCCCTGCGGCACCGGCAAGTCGCACCTGGCTCAGGCCCTGGGGCACTGCGCCGTGCGCCAGGGCGTCGATGTCATCTTCACCACCTGCGCTTCGCTCACCCAGAGTCTCAACGCCGCGCGCGCCACAGGCGGCTACGAACGCAAGCTCGCCACGCTGGCGCGCGTGCCGCTGTTGATCATCGATGACTTCGGCCTCAAACCGCTGCGCTCGCCCGCAGACGAGGACCTGCACGACCTCATCGCTGAGCGCTATGAGCAGGCCGCCACCATCGTCACGAGCAACCTGGACTTCCCGGAGTGGGATCAGGCCTTCCCCAACAACCGACTGCTGGCCAGCGCCACCTTGGATCGCCTGCGCCACAACGCCTATTGCATGGTCTTGGATGGCGCGTCGTACCGTGCGCCCAGAACCGCCGCTGGCAGCGTCAAACCCACCCCCGCCAAAGCGGCAAAATAA